GGACCTCCAGAGAGCGCACAGGGCTCGTCTACAGCCTGAGTTCTGGAACGCgagtccctgcccccaccagcagcacagaCAGTGTCTGGAGACAAATCCCCTTGGTTTGATCTCAAGCGTTAAATGACATCTAACGTCTCATACTGCCCGTCACCTCCACAGCCACCAGCCTGGTAGCCACCGTTCTCCCCGCCTGACCGCCTCCTGACCGGCCCCTCCGCCTCTCCGGCCACCAGCCCACCCCCGCAGAGAAGCCCTGAGTCACCCGACCAGTCACCCCAGCCAGCAGCGGCTTCTGTCTGCCGCCACGGAGATCCAGGCCCCAAGCCCCGGACCtcgggcctccctgcctccccccctccccccctccctccctgcccgccTCGGGCGCCTTGTCTGTGAAGCCCTCCCTGGCCCCGGATCTCCACGGAAGCTGCTTTCTTTTTGTCCGCCGACCATCTGTCTttcccgaccccccccccccccccccccggaaggtCGGCTCCAGGACAGCGGGCAGGGGACGGAGCCCAGCACGCGCGTGCGGCCCGGCAGAGCGCGGGCACGGGGACGCCCGCCCGCGCCGCTCACCAGGATGCTCTTGTACATGTTGCCGTTGTCCACATCCAGGCTGACGCGGATGATGCAGCAGTCGCCCACCTGCTGGTTGTAGAGGGGCAGTGAGGAGCCGTGGCTGCAGACCCCTGAGACGGAGCGCTTGTGGGTGCGCGTGGCAGCCACGGGCGTGgtggaggcggaggaggaggacgCGCTGCTGGAAGCCGAGCTGATTCCGGAGGTCTCCGGGGACGACTGGGAGGCCGACTCCCAGAACTGTGGGGACGGCACGGTCAGCAGGGCGCCCAGGCCAGCGCTCGGCTCCGGGGGACCCCGGGCGCTGTGTTTGGGAGCCGGGAGCGCCCCTCGGCCGCTCACGGGTGTGGCGTGGGGGCCCCGGGCCCCGTGAAGGGCCGTCAGGGAGAAGGGGCGGGCGGTCACCTTCTTTTCCTGACCATCGGGGGACTCCGGGACGAAGCTCACGTTGATCTCCTCCACGTCGGAGCTGGAGGAGCCGGCCGAGTGGACGCTGAGTGCGTCGGCGATGTCCCCGCTGCTGAGGTAGGGGCCGCACCTGAGCTGGTCACAGGACTTGGAGTGGGAGCTGCCGCTGCTGCTGAGCTCCGTGCTGGGGGCCTGGCGGCTGCGTGGACGGCTCAGCTTACTCGGGGCGCCTCCCCTGGGACacatcccacccctgcccccacccccacccccccccccccccccccccactcggcACTCCAGGCTCTGCGCCAAGGGCTCGGTCAGTCACCAGCACCACGTCTGTCCCTGCTTTGGAAGCGATTGATTTAGGAtcgccccatttcacagaggaggaaactgaggcccagggagggtaGACAAGTGGCCCCAGTCGCGCTCAGCCTGAGGCTTCCGTAAGCCCCGAGGGAGCCCTTCCTGCCAGCCCGGGGCCACTCACTCGCTCCAGCGCTTGACGATGGCCGCGTTCTTCTTGGCCTTGAGGGTGTTGCTGGCCGACTCGGAGGGGGGCTCCAGCTCACACGACAGGTTGTAGCTACAGGACAGAGAGGCAGCTGTGAGGCGAGCAGGAGGCACACTCGGGTCTCCCTCCCAGAACCTGCCTGGCAGTGGGGGTCCAGACGCCCAGCCGCCACCAGGCAACGGAGCCCGGTCCTGAGCAAGATCCCACACCACAGCCCGCCCGCCCCTGCCGTGCCCCACCCGCACCCAGCCAGCCACACCTCTCCGTCTCGCTGAGTCGCTCCATGGCCCGGAACCAGGCCCCAAAGTGCTCCTCGGGTGTGATGCTGTAATTGTTGCAGGCCGACTGGAGCAGCTTGATCTGGGCGATCACTTCGAATTCCTGGGGCCCAGAGGGAAGGACGGGACAGTGGTGGGATGGATGCGGTGCTCGGTGTGGCCCCAGGGGGGCTGCCGGGGAGGTCgtgggtgggggtgctgggcggggcaggggcccagggtctctgtgtcctctcctaCTCTCTACTCCCGCCCAGGGCCACTCTGTTCTAACAAAACAGCCCCTCCCAGGAAGCTGTCCTTGATTCTGGCCTCCTGTACCCCCCGCCAGTGGGAGAGGTCCCCCCTCCTCTGTGTATCCAATTCTCCCCACAAATATAACAGGAAGCAGGATGCAGCTGAGGCAGGTCTCCGatttccactccccccccccgcccccccgccaacACGTACGGACGGCAGCCGCTCACCTTCCTCCGCTTCTCGAAGTTGATCAGTCTCCCCTGGAAGGCAGACAGCCAGCGAGCATCAGAAGGCGTCCCCTTGCCCATGACCACCCCTCAACCCCTCTCAGGCTGCACTACCGACAGCATACACCAGGGGGCGGGGtggaagaacacacacacacacacacacacacacacacacacacacactcacacacacacacaccctgggcctggggagggggtggtcctAGGATCtagggggtggtgggcagagggacagagcttCAAACAACTACTGGCCCAGCCCTCTGAGGACAAAAGGATTGAGGCGTCAGGCAGGAAGGCCCAGCTTGGAGGCCGGGCCTCTCTCCTCCTGTGGTTGCTGCCCAAGGGAGGGCCGTGGGCAGCTGGGCCAGACCCTGGGCAGCTCTAAGCCTCAGCGGCTGGGCACCTAGCTCTGTTTACTCACTGGTGAGCTGGGCAGGAGCCCAGGCAcgtgggggtggctgggggccCTCAGACGAGGTGTGCCCAGCGCTTGAGAGCTCAGGGCTCGGTGAGGGGCGCTTTTCCCTAGGGCTCCAGGACCCCGGCCCCACTCCCGCCTGGCCCCGGCCCCCGGGGCTCACTCACATACAGATAGTCCTTCATCGCGGTGTCCAGCATCACCAGGTCTGTGAGGAAGGTGCCCAGGTAGGGAACGGTGCCCTGGATGACACCCTGTGATGTTGGGGTAGGGCTGATGAGCAACGACCGaggcctcccccagcctcccactcGGAGCAGCCCGGGGACCTTTAGCGGTCTCCCCcagactccctcccagtgcccaCAGACCCCAACCTCGCCGAGGTTCTGTGGTCCCtggaccctccccacccctaagCCCACCGAGCCCAGCTGCCATCGGCACCCTCGAGACCCCCTGCTGGTCAGGGCACAGCCCTGTCAGGGCCCAGAGGAGCTCAGGTCACTGCAGCGGCAgcggggaagggctgggggcgACCCGTCCTCTCCTGCCTCGGGCCGGCCCCCCCTCACCTCTCTCGGCCTCGAGTGCACTCACCGTCTCCTTTGGCCGCTTCTGGGCTCTCTTGGGGTTCATCTCCAGGGTGGCAAACTTGGAGGTGCCCTCCTGCCAGGGTTGAGGACAGGATCAGTGAGACCCTCCTCTCGTCCGCTCTTTCCCCTCCAGCAGACCTGACCTTGGTACTTGGTCACTGGTCCGAACACTCTGCTGCCACCAGTGGGGTGCCCTGGCGCTCCCGGGGTGTGGGAACGTGGGGCCAGTGGCCTGGCCTCCCCAAGCCTGTTTCCTGGTCTGGAAAGTGCAGGTGAGCAAGACACCCACCTCCGGGAGGTCTCCAAGAACTCAGCAGCCCGTGCCCTCTCCGAGGTGGGGGCCCTGCACAGAACTCTCCCACACTCCTCTTCTCCTGGTATCTCACTGCCTCCCCGTGAGTCGTGAGACTAGAGGGACCCCAGGCTCATCCTTCCTCCGCTCCCCcgctaaggaaactgaggccccgagaggggtagtgacctgcccaaggtcccaGAGGGACTCAGAGGTGAGTGGGCTGGAGATCTGTTCCTGCTAACTGGTCATCCGGCTAATTTGAGGCCCTGCAGTGACAGCCTGCAGGATGTCTGGGATCCATTTGTGGCGCCTGCCCCGGGGCGGGGTGAGGAGTCCCCCAGGGCTCCCAGAGCTGCCTCCCAGGACTGCTCATTTGGACCCAAGGTCGAGCAGCCCCTTCGGGACTTAGCCTCTGGCACCCCCTGCGGTACCTTGTCCCCAGGGAGCCAGGGTGTGCCCACCCTGAGCTGTAGCGCTGACGGAAGGAGCCTCCCACCCCAGACCCCAGCCGCCCAGCAGCCTGGAGGAAGCAGGAGACCTGCCGATCCAGCCACCCCCCTGCTCCCCGCCTTGTGAACACCTCAGCTGCTCCCACACCATTCCATTACCGGGGCCTCCTGTCCCCCAAACTACCCCACACCGGCCCATGCACCAAAAAGATCCCACTCTCCCCAAAGTCCAGCCCAGACAGGACTGGAACTTTTCAAAGAAACGTCCACCGAGaacctccctcctctgcccagaCTTTACCTTGATGAGCAGCTCTCTGCTCAGTGAGTAGTTGTTCTCATCCGAGAAAATCTCCGACAGCTTCTGGAAGATGCGGAAGCTGtccctgggtgggggaagggaggagaaccATGGGAATGGCAGGGAGGGGTATGAGTGCCCATCCATTTAGGACCCAAGGACCCAACCGCCCAGACGGGTGGTTTTCACCCAGGGTTCTGCTGGGCCCAGGGCGCTCTGTGGGCCGGGGGAGGCGAGCTCCACGTGTGTGGCTCTGTTTGGATCGGTTTGGATTTCAAGGGGACAGAGTGGTGTGGCTGGCAAGGAAACACAGGGAAATCTCCAGTGTGGCTCTGTCTAGTGCTtgacagatagggaaactgagtcccagggcAGAGATGCTGGCCTAAGGCCAACGGACACTTGGAGGGGTGCCCCCCAGCCAGCAGGCCGGCCTCAGGATTTGCTGCCTCCTGGCAGGTCCCAGGCTCACTGAGGGGACAATGCTCAGTCGCTTGGGGGGGGTCCCGGGTCCCTCCAGGTGGAGCTCCTGCAGAGAGAGGTCTCCCCACCTGGAAACTTCTTCCCACGTCTTCTTCAGCCTGTGGATGGAGTTGCTCTGCAGGGCCGACAGGATGGCGTAGAGAGACGAGAAGTTCTTGAGGACACGGCACTCCTGGCGGAGGAACAGAAGGGCCGTGGGGTGCGGGTGCAGTCCCCTGAGCTCTGACCTTCCATCCTGGGTGGCACAGATTCCCAGGGAGCCCCAACGAGCACCTGGGCCCCCGTCCGTGACACTCCCAGGGAGGAGGCTCTGAGCTCAACACGAGGGAGGACGTTAAGCGGGCAGTGAGCATCGAGGCAGTGGGATGTGTGAATCAAGGCCAGCGAGCCGCTGGGAAGGGAGGGCTGGGGTCTCTGCAGGGCCGTGGACCGCAGACCACAGCCCTGAGGGCAGATGAAGGCGAGAAAGGGGTTCCCCAGGGCCCCTCCAAGGCATACCCTGGCCACCTCGATCCAGTGCTCCACCACCCTGGCCCTGTCCCGGGCCGTCACAGTCCGGTCCCCCAGGCAGGTGGTGATGACGCAATTGGCCACACTGTTGAACTGGGTGACCGTGGCGCGGACAGTGGGAGCCAGGTGTTCCTTGCCCTTCTTGTCCCGCTGGGACCAGATGGATCCCAGGCAGTGGTAGGGCACCACCTTCTTGAACAGCTCCTGGGGGATCAGGGGGAGCGTCACCTAGCACTGCCACGGCCCAGCTCCGCGTCCCCGGTCTCCCTAGTCCCAGGCAGGGTCCCCGGTcagggctggagctcagggaAAGCTGAGGATGTGGCTCGAGCCTCgcaggcccggggtgggggccgTGCCTCTGGGCTCTGTTCTCCGCCGACCGTGGGCGCCCAGCGCACGAGTGACCCGGATGACACACGGGCAGCGAAGAGCGTCTGGCATTTTCAGACGCCCACCCTCACTCACTGCAAGCACCAGAAGCTGGCTCACAGCTGCGCACACCAGGCGGCACCTTCGGCTCCCCCATCGTGGCTCAGGTCCCCCCACCCTGTCCAGATGCACGCTCACCGCGGGCGCTCCACCCACAGGCTTTGTCTGCCATAAACTCCAGGACGTGGCAGGTGCCTCGTAGGTGCCGAGGCCTCCCGAGCAGATGGTGGGGTGACCCACGGAGCTGGACGTACCACGGTGAGCTCCACCCCCCCACCGAATGGGCCAGGCTCCGCCCAGCCTTCTACAGCCCCGTCTCGTTTAATCCATCGTCACTGCGcacagggatggggtggggagggtcccaTCTCTGCATCCACAGTCCAGAGACCACGCAGGAACGGAGCTGGGATATGCCGGGGAATGGCAGGGAATGGACCACAGGCTGGAGGAAAGTGCTCCCCTGCCCCGCCCGGCTGAGAAAAACTGCTCACCGCATCCATCAGTGTGAACTGCTCTGCCACCAGGTCAGGAGGGAAGGCCAAGAGGTGAGGCTTCTCATTCAGGCCATCTTCTGCAGCCACAGGTGACGGCCAGGGAGGCTCGGGCACCGGAGCTGCCTCTAGGTCTACAGTTTGCGACAGAGCTGGCTCTAGTtccagagctggggctggagctggTTCCGGAGCCGGTTCTGGAGCCGGCTCTAGCTCTGGTTCTGGAGCCGGTGTTGGAGCTGGCTCTAGCTCTGGTTCTGACTCAGGTGCCAAAGCCGGCTCTAGTTCCGGAGCTGGTTTTAGAAGTGGCGCTGGAGCTGGTGACAGAGCTACAGGAGAGAAGTTTCCAGGTGTCTTTGCAGAGACAGAACCCACCCCAGAGCCTCCCCGAGAAGCCGCGGCCAGGAACCCACACCGGGACCTCTGCCCCCCTGCGGTCCCCCGCCGGGGCTCTCAGTCTCTGCTCCTGGCCCCACATCAGCCCCcgggggctcctccctgggtggcccagcaccGCCCGGACCCCGTGAACACacatctcccaccccagccttctcACCCTCGGGCTCGGCCTCCGTGAGCTCTGCGTGCTCCAGCTGGGCCAGTAGAAGCTGGGCACGGCGCTCTAGGTCAGAACCAGGCATGTTGAGCTGCACATAGGCCACCAGCTGCTTGAGGCAGGGAAAGTCTGGGGGCTGACAGAAGTCCTCCGAGTACTggtccagccaggtgcccagaatGGAGGAGATGGcactggagggagggggggcaggcagCAGAGTCAGCGGTCCGGCCTTTCCTTCCGCACGGCCCCCTGCGGGTCCTCCATCCAGAGGCCAGGCCCACCTGAGcaccccccccgacccccactgGCCATCCAGGCAGGGGCAGGTCCGGTCAGGAGGCGGGGGCCTGGCCGTCCCCACGGGAGGGAGCCCTCCATCGACGGTGTGGGCACCCCTGCCTTCCTCAGGgaggcctgcccctcccctctgtctgtcCGGGGGCCTCCTGGCTACGGCGTAAACTCCAGGACGGCGGAGGGCTGCCGTGtctgccctgtccctgccctggccacacacagtaggtgctgcGTAAGTGTGTGAGGAGGAGGGAACAGGCCCCGTCCTCCCGCCCAGCCTGCGTGGGCTCTCATGGCCCCTCGGCCCCAGCTCCTGCACCCATGGCTGCCGTACTGCCTTCGAGGCGCCTGGGGGTCTCCTCTCCCCACAGACACTATTCTCAGGAACACTATTCTCAGTCCAGGCAGCTGGACTCAGGGGACTGACGTGTGAGGTCGATGGGTGAGCAGGTGGCCCCCACGCCTCCGTGTGGGACCCCGGGTCGGGGCCGGGCAGGAAGGGCTGGGGTGGGCTGTGGGGGGGACCCACTCTCTCAGGGGCCAACCTCAGCCCCCGGCCTCTCTTCTgctccccagggcccaggaccCCAGCCACGGCTGTCTGACTCCTTTCCTCCTGCAGGAGAGGCCCCCACCCCTCGGCCCTCCAGCAGGAATCACAGCTCGTGTGGGAGCCACGGCTCTGCccagcgcccccgcccccgccccagatGTCCCCCACCTTGGAGACGGGGGTCCTCCCATCAGCTCCCAAGTCCGCTCACTTTTTCAGTTGGTCCTGGGGTCCGCCGTCCTCGTCAGAATAAGGAAGGATGCATCCGTATCTAGAGGAGGCCGTGAGGGCATCACATCTACCGTACCTGCTATGATGTCTAGGGTTACTGGCTGACTTCTGGACGAGAACGGAAGCCCAGGAGGGTAGAGTCTGGTCTGGGGTATGCGAAACGTCTAGAAGGGGCTCCGTGCCCACTTGTTGAGTGAACGAAGCCCAGCCAGCACCTTACAGACATCCGAGGGGGTCGGGGACCCCTCCCTGGCCACCCCCAGGATGGGTCCCCCGTATGGAATCGAGGGCGAGAGCAGCTTCGCCCCAGGCACGGGACACCCAGGCcggaggcagagaggaagcacGGCAGCCCCAGGCAACCCCCTCCACGGGCCGGGCACAGGGTGGGGGACCTGTCCCAACAGCGGGACACGACCCCATGTGGGGTGGTCCTCCTGACACCCAGGGTTCCCACGAGACACCTGAGGCTCAAAAAGGtgccaggagggggcagggagccgCTGTGCTGCGCGGGGGCCGCGCTCACCTTTTGAACAGCAGGTCCAGCACCTGCTGGGTGGTGGTGAAGGCTCGGTACGTGCACAGGAAGATGGTGACGTAGGAGAGGTCGCTGCCCTGGAAGGCGGGCACCAGGTGCTCCACCAGCTTCTCCAGCGTGCCGGCCTTCACCGTCCGCACCTTGCAGGTCTCATACAGGTTCAGGGCTGACTCATTTTCACACTGGGGTGGGACACAGGGGCTCAGATGAACTCCCAAGAGCCCAGTGACATGTGGCAAGGGCGCAGACATGCGTGCCCCCAGCAGAAAAAGGTTCTCAGCTTAAGAAGTGGAAtcggaaggggcgcctgggtggctcagtcggttaggcatccgacttcagctcaagtcacgatctcgcagtccgcgggttcgagccccgcgtcgggctccgtgctgacagctcagagcctggagcctgcttccgattctgtctccctctttctgcccaaTGCCCCCACTGCCgttcgcactctgcctctctctctctctctctctctcaaaaataaaataaagcactgGGAAAAAAAGTGGAATTGGAGATGGGGAGGGCTAAAAAATACTAACCCAACACTTTCCGGCCATTCCGTTAGGGGAACTTAAAACGACCGCCCCTCCTTGTATTAGGAGCATCACTCCCGTGAGCCCTGGCAAAACCTGCCCATTCTAGAGACAAGAACACAGAGGCTTATTCTGGGGTGAGAAGAGATACGGCATGTTCAGTGCAGCCCCGGGGAAAGCTGTGGGAAGGAATCAAGACCAGGTCCTAGAGCATGAAAGGGTGAATCACCATGACGACCAGGCGTCCCCTTTGGAATGTTGTGCTGCTGAGTCCGGCCCTACCTCTGACCTGGAGGGGTCACAGGGCTGTGCCCCAGGAGACCGCAAGTTATATAGTAGCCTCAGCCTCCGCCCCTTTTGGGTCAACTAGCCCTTCTAAGCGAGGTGATGCGGAAGCGGAAGGGCTTGAGGGTCTGCAAGGGCGGGCTCACGGCCCCTGACACAACCGGGGGTAGGAATTAAAACGAGAAAAACTGGGGCAACGTACAAAATCACTTGCAGCCTAACGTGAAGTAAAAAAAGCAGGGAAGTGCCTTTGTTGTGTTTTTCGAAAAGGGtctttttgggggggcgcctgggtggctctgtcagttgagcatccgactttgactcaggtcatgatctcacggtttgtgggttcgagccccgcatcgggttctgtgctgacagctcagagtctggagcctgcttccgattctctccttctctctctgcccctcccccccgcacaagtgcgtgtgcgctctctctctctctcataaataaacgttaaaaatattttttttaaatataaatgttttaccAAATAGTGTCTTTTTTCACATTCATCAAATACATGCAGAGGGATGCTCCCGGCCGAGCCCAGGACCggacagtggtggggggggggcacgaaGGCCCATGATCCTCTGGGAGGGGGGGCTGTGGGGCCCTCAGGCAGGAAGGCCCTGGGAGGGAACCCAACAGAGTCGCCGAGCGGCGTCTGGCCCCCGTGCCTCTGCAGGGTCCCGGCGGTGGAGGCCCCCGTGCCCACACTCACCCCGAGCCAGCGTTGGCCCTTGTTGGCGCCGTGGTGTGCCTGCACTTTCCGCAGGGAGATGGAATGGATGACCCCGTTGACCAGCTCCTCGCCGATCTCCTGCGTGCAGCTCTGTGGAGACAGTGCCCGGCCACCAGGCGGGGGCGTCAGGGG
Above is a window of Panthera tigris isolate Pti1 chromosome D4, P.tigris_Pti1_mat1.1, whole genome shotgun sequence DNA encoding:
- the RALGDS gene encoding ral guanine nucleotide dissociation stimulator isoform X7, which translates into the protein MLLIQGGAVVLSSPNGMAGKCWCENESALNLYETCKVRTVKAGTLEKLVEHLVPAFQGSDLSYVTIFLCTYRAFTTTQQVLDLLFKSRYGRCDALTASSRYGCILPYSDEDGGPQDQLKNAISSILGTWLDQYSEDFCQPPDFPCLKQLVAYVQLNMPGSDLERRAQLLLAQLEHAELTEAEPEALSPAPAPLLKPAPELEPALAPESEPELEPAPTPAPEPELEPAPEPAPEPAPAPALELEPALSQTVDLEAAPVPEPPWPSPVAAEDGLNEKPHLLAFPPDLVAEQFTLMDAELFKKVVPYHCLGSIWSQRDKKGKEHLAPTVRATVTQFNSVANCVITTCLGDRTVTARDRARVVEHWIEVARECRVLKNFSSLYAILSALQSNSIHRLKKTWEEVSRDSFRIFQKLSEIFSDENNYSLSRELLIKEGTSKFATLEMNPKRAQKRPKETGVIQGTVPYLGTFLTDLVMLDTAMKDYLYGRLINFEKRRKEFEVIAQIKLLQSACNNYSITPEEHFGAWFRAMERLSETESYNLSCELEPPSESASNTLKAKKNAAIVKRWSDRQAPSTELSSSGSSHSKSCDQLRCGPYLSSGDIADALSVHSAGSSSSDVEEINVSFVPESPDGQEKKFWESASQSSPETSGISSASSSASSSSASTTPVAATRTHKRSVSGVCSHGSSLPLYNQQVGDCCIIRVSLDVDNGNMYKSILVTSQDKAPAVIRKAMDKHNLDEDEADEYELVQVISDDRKLKIPDNANVFYAMNSTANYDFVLKKRTFTKGAKVRHGASSTLPRMKQKGLRIAKGIF
- the RALGDS gene encoding ral guanine nucleotide dissociation stimulator isoform X4, whose amino-acid sequence is MCVQTGSRAPAPPSLLPAPVSPLAARGRTSIRPGACRSCTQEIGEELVNGVIHSISLRKVQAHHGANKGQRWLGCENESALNLYETCKVRTVKAGTLEKLVEHLVPAFQGSDLSYVTIFLCTYRAFTTTQQVLDLLFKSRYGRCDALTASSRYGCILPYSDEDGGPQDQLKNAISSILGTWLDQYSEDFCQPPDFPCLKQLVAYVQLNMPGSDLERRAQLLLAQLEHAELTEAEPEALSPAPAPLLKPAPELEPALAPESEPELEPAPTPAPEPELEPAPEPAPEPAPAPALELEPALSQTVDLEAAPVPEPPWPSPVAAEDGLNEKPHLLAFPPDLVAEQFTLMDAELFKKVVPYHCLGSIWSQRDKKGKEHLAPTVRATVTQFNSVANCVITTCLGDRTVTARDRARVVEHWIEVARECRVLKNFSSLYAILSALQSNSIHRLKKTWEEVSRDSFRIFQKLSEIFSDENNYSLSRELLIKEGTSKFATLEMNPKRAQKRPKETGVIQGTVPYLGTFLTDLVMLDTAMKDYLYGRLINFEKRRKEFEVIAQIKLLQSACNNYSITPEEHFGAWFRAMERLSETESYNLSCELEPPSESASNTLKAKKNAAIVKRWSDRQAPSTELSSSGSSHSKSCDQLRCGPYLSSGDIADALSVHSAGSSSSDVEEINVSFVPESPDGQEKKFWESASQSSPETSGISSASSSASSSSASTTPVAATRTHKRSVSGVCSHGSSLPLYNQQVGDCCIIRVSLDVDNGNMYKSILVTSQDKAPAVIRKAMDKHNLDEDEADEYELVQVISDDRKLKIPDNANVFYAMNSTANYDFVLKKRTFTKGAKVRHGASSTLPRMKQKGLRIAKGIF